A genomic stretch from Flavobacterium humidisoli includes:
- a CDS encoding SusC/RagA family TonB-linked outer membrane protein, producing the protein MKTIYKKLLFLFLLLPFTVLAQSTLSGVVTDHATGQPIPGVNVNVQGSAVGTSTDFDGKFQLPNLKNGDKILVSFIGYKTTTIVFNGQKNLPVSLEEDTNQLQEVVVQVGYGTVKKKDATGSVSQISAKEFNKGINVTPESLIGGRIAGVNVVGGGAPGAKADIRIRGGSSLSASNDPLIILDGLPLSNAVPSGATSILSTIDPNDIESFTVLKDASAAAIYGSRAANGVIVITTKKGTKGGVKVNFSSQVGINTVANTVDVLSADQFRNFVNTKGSDAQKALMGTANTNWQDEIFHTALTTNNNISVSGALFNKLPVRLSVGNVDNPGILRNTSFERTTTSISLNPVLFDNHLKIDISGNLSFSKNQFQDEDAVIGSAISFDPTQSPYQAGSRYGGYFEWLEPNGNLALLPAKNPVARLNQEDKRSKSTRKWGNISLDYKFHFFEDLRFVAEAGIDRFDSSGYNRQSTESALGYQPNPFSSGNWVNLGNYDTYTDDLQNKNLNAYFVYSKNFGKLKLDATAGYNYQLFQKEKYQSGALTQPAESRNEDVITDPDINLQSYFGRVNLGWDSKYLLTLNYRRDGTSRFSEENRWGNFMGGAFAWNIAEESFLKDNETLSSLKLRVGYGTTGQQDISAQYDYLRRVTLGTVNTQYVFNGVVYRTARPEGYNQNIKWEELAEMNIGLDFGFLKDRITGSINYFDKKSSDLLADVLVPDGANLRNQGFNNIGDLRTKGVEFSLQSDIIKKDDLTWNVAVNATYLDQKIESLGQTVEGFQGYEVGDNIKGGNGNKVLINTVGSAPNSFFVYEQLYDANKKPIAGAYVDRNGDGKIDANDRYRYKKPTADYTFGLFSTLNYKKFDFTMNWRASLGNYIFDNVNSNLGYSDAGLRRQTDLSNVSSDYLNTGFTYEDNGTQRYLSNYYVKDASFIKLDNVTVGYTLDKALLKAASLRFSAGVQNVFVLTKYDGLDPEKFNGIDGNVYPRARTFLFGVNASF; encoded by the coding sequence ATGAAAACAATTTACAAAAAGTTGTTATTTTTATTCCTTTTGCTTCCGTTTACAGTACTAGCTCAGAGTACTTTAAGTGGGGTAGTAACTGATCATGCCACAGGTCAGCCTATACCAGGAGTAAATGTAAATGTACAAGGTTCCGCAGTGGGTACCTCTACAGATTTTGATGGTAAATTCCAATTGCCAAATTTAAAAAATGGAGACAAGATTTTAGTTTCATTTATTGGATACAAAACAACGACTATTGTCTTTAATGGTCAAAAAAACTTGCCAGTATCTTTAGAAGAAGATACAAATCAATTGCAGGAAGTTGTGGTACAAGTTGGTTACGGAACTGTTAAGAAAAAAGACGCAACAGGATCTGTTTCTCAAATTTCTGCCAAAGAATTTAATAAAGGTATCAACGTTACTCCAGAATCTTTAATTGGTGGACGTATTGCTGGTGTAAATGTTGTTGGAGGAGGTGCTCCGGGAGCAAAAGCAGATATTAGAATTCGTGGAGGATCTTCATTAAGTGCTTCAAACGACCCATTGATTATTTTAGATGGACTTCCTTTAAGTAACGCTGTTCCAAGTGGTGCTACAAGTATATTGTCTACAATTGATCCAAATGATATTGAGTCATTTACAGTTCTTAAAGATGCTTCTGCAGCTGCTATTTACGGTTCACGTGCAGCAAATGGTGTAATCGTAATTACGACTAAAAAAGGAACTAAAGGTGGTGTAAAAGTTAATTTCAGCTCTCAAGTTGGTATCAATACAGTTGCTAATACAGTTGATGTTTTAAGTGCAGATCAATTCCGTAATTTTGTAAATACAAAAGGAAGCGATGCTCAAAAAGCATTAATGGGTACTGCAAATACAAACTGGCAAGACGAAATTTTCCATACTGCTTTAACAACAAATAATAATATCTCTGTAAGCGGTGCTTTATTCAATAAATTACCAGTACGTTTATCTGTTGGTAATGTTGATAATCCAGGAATCTTAAGAAATACTTCTTTTGAAAGAACAACGACATCGATATCGTTAAATCCAGTATTGTTTGATAATCACTTAAAAATTGATATTAGCGGAAACTTATCTTTCAGCAAAAATCAGTTTCAAGATGAAGATGCTGTTATTGGTTCTGCAATTAGTTTTGATCCAACACAATCTCCTTACCAAGCGGGTTCTCGTTACGGAGGATATTTTGAATGGTTGGAACCAAACGGAAACTTAGCATTATTACCTGCTAAAAACCCAGTTGCAAGATTAAATCAAGAAGACAAAAGATCTAAATCTACTAGAAAATGGGGTAACATCAGCCTTGATTATAAATTCCACTTCTTTGAAGATTTGAGATTTGTTGCTGAAGCTGGTATCGATAGATTTGATAGTAGTGGATACAACAGACAAAGTACAGAAAGTGCTTTAGGATATCAGCCAAATCCGTTCAGTTCTGGAAACTGGGTGAATTTAGGTAATTATGACACTTATACAGACGATCTTCAAAACAAAAACTTGAATGCGTATTTTGTGTATAGCAAAAATTTTGGAAAACTTAAATTGGATGCTACAGCTGGTTACAACTATCAGTTGTTCCAAAAAGAAAAATACCAATCTGGAGCTTTAACACAGCCAGCGGAAAGTAGAAATGAAGATGTTATTACTGATCCAGATATCAATTTACAATCTTATTTTGGTCGTGTAAACTTAGGTTGGGACAGTAAATATTTATTGACTTTAAACTACAGAAGAGACGGAACTTCTCGTTTCTCTGAAGAAAACAGATGGGGTAACTTTATGGGAGGTGCTTTTGCATGGAATATTGCTGAAGAGTCTTTCTTAAAAGATAACGAAACACTTTCTAGTTTGAAATTAAGAGTTGGTTACGGTACTACAGGTCAGCAAGATATTTCTGCTCAGTATGACTATTTAAGAAGAGTTACACTTGGTACTGTTAATACTCAATATGTATTTAATGGTGTTGTTTACAGAACGGCTAGACCAGAAGGATATAACCAAAATATCAAATGGGAAGAGTTAGCAGAGATGAACATTGGTCTTGATTTTGGATTCTTAAAAGATAGAATTACTGGATCTATTAACTATTTTGATAAAAAATCATCTGACTTATTAGCTGATGTATTGGTTCCAGATGGTGCCAACTTGAGAAACCAAGGATTTAATAATATTGGTGATTTAAGAACTAAAGGGGTTGAATTCAGCCTTCAGTCAGATATCATCAAAAAAGATGATTTAACTTGGAACGTAGCCGTTAATGCTACTTATTTAGACCAAAAAATTGAAAGTTTAGGTCAGACTGTTGAAGGTTTCCAAGGTTATGAAGTAGGAGATAATATTAAAGGTGGAAATGGAAATAAAGTATTAATTAATACGGTTGGATCTGCTCCAAATTCATTCTTTGTATACGAGCAATTGTACGATGCAAACAAAAAACCTATTGCGGGAGCATATGTTGATAGAAATGGAGATGGTAAAATCGATGCTAACGATCGTTACAGATATAAAAAACCAACAGCAGATTATACTTTCGGTTTATTCTCAACTTTAAACTACAAAAAGTTCGATTTTACAATGAACTGGAGAGCAAGTTTAGGAAATTACATTTTTGATAACGTAAATTCTAACTTAGGATATTCAGATGCAGGTCTAAGAAGACAAACAGACTTGTCTAACGTGAGTTCAGATTATTTAAATACTGGATTTACTTATGAAGATAATGGAACTCAGCGTTATTTATCTAATTACTATGTAAAAGATGCTTCTTTCATCAAATTAGATAACGTAACAGTTGGTTATACTTTAGATAAAGCTTTATTGAAAGCTGCTTCTTTAAGATTCTCAGCAGGTGTTCAAAACGTTTTTGTACTTACAAAATATGATGGATTAGATCCGGAGAAATTCAACGGAATTGATGGTAACGTTTATCCAAGAGCAAGAACATTCTTGTTTGGAGTAAATGCAAGTTTCTAA